The following are encoded in a window of Leptodactylus fuscus isolate aLepFus1 chromosome 9, aLepFus1.hap2, whole genome shotgun sequence genomic DNA:
- the LOC142218066 gene encoding waprin-Phi1-like: protein MKLYLLLACLLGLTAVHGEAVTASSDTSVKPGECPKSELILGICFRRCNNDSDCVGVRKCCETPCNGYMCQLPNDKPGSCPPLEDNTANCATSTTCTSDTNCSEEQKCCPNACNTLSCQAPV from the exons ATGAAGCTCTACCTACTGCTGGCATGTCTGCTGGGGCTGACGGCGGTCCATGGGGAAGCGGTGACAGCGTCTTCTGATACCTCAG tgaAGCCTGGGGAGTGCCCGAAATCAGAGTTAATTCTAGGGATTTGCTTCCGAAGGTGCAACAACGACTCAGACTGCGTTGGGGTTCGAAAATGTTGCGAGACACCATGTAATGGGTACATGTGCCAACTCCCAAACG ATAAACCCGGCTCTTGCCCCCCTCTGGAGGACAATACGGCGAACTGCGCAACGAGCACGACCTGCACCTCTGATACAAACTGTTCAGAGGAACAGAAGTGCTGCCCCAATGCCTGCAACACCTTGTCCTGCCAGGCCCCG GTATGA
- the JOSD2 gene encoding LOW QUALITY PROTEIN: josephin-2 (The sequence of the model RefSeq protein was modified relative to this genomic sequence to represent the inferred CDS: inserted 1 base in 1 codon) → MGECPVYHERQRLELCAIHALNNLLQKAEITQRRAEEICWGLSPNSVINPHRSFLGTGNYDVNVIMAVLQTLDYAAVWWDKRRSLESLVLNEIFGFILNIPSPISLGFLSLPXTRKHWIAVRQINGIYYNLDSKLKSPVRLGGPRELKDFLQGCISRGSCEILLVVTKDVEDARLWINEGDRTT, encoded by the exons ATGGGGGAATGTCCGGTGTATCACGAGCGGCAGCGGCTGGAGCTGTGCGCGATCCATGCCCTGAATAACCTGCTGCAGAAAGCCGAGATCACACAGCGCCGGGCCGAGGAGATCTGCTGGGG GCTGTCTCCTAATTCGGTGATAAACCCCCATCGCAGCTTCTTGGGCACCGGTAACTATGACGTCAATGTCATCATGGCGGTGCTGCAGACCCTGGATTACGCGGCAGTCTGGTGGGATAAGAGGAG ATCTCTGGAGAGTTTAGTCCTAAATGAGATTTTTGGATTTATCCTGAACATCCCCTCCCCCATCTCTCTGGGATTCCTGTCTCTTC TCACCCGCAAACACTGGATCGCCGTTCGCCAAATTAACGGAATTTACTACAACCTGGACTCCAAGCTGAAGTCTCCGGTGCGGCTCGGGGGTCCCCGGGAGCTGAA AGACTTCCTGCAGGGCTGCATCTCGCGGGGCAGTTGTGAGATCCTCCTGGTCGTGACCAAGGACGTGGAGGACGCTCGGCTCTGGATCAATGAAGGTGACAGAACCACATGA
- the LOC142217890 gene encoding olfactory receptor 5V1-like, protein MNGTNPKNFRLLSFPVSADFQLVLFIGILLLYSLILLGNLVIIALISLTPQLRTPMYYFLCNLSVQDVVYVSAILPKFLTITITKDSRISFPGCIAQMFLFTFCVGTEFLLLTSMAYDRYVAVCAPLHYPNIMSRVTCVLLALASWLLGFLTALVHSLMVSFASFCSSQDINHFYCDLKTVIGVASSDTTHIKTLLFAVCVLLGLFPFLLILTSYIFIIMTVIRIRSSEGKVKAFSSCSSHLTVVILFYGTPLSSYMIPESPHSQEKDKTLSLLYTAVVPLLNPLVYSLRNKDILAALKSVTDKYFRFSINVMSRK, encoded by the coding sequence ATTTTCGCCTCCTCTCATTCCCCGTCTCGGCAGATTTCCAGCTGGTGCTTTTCATTGGGATCCTCTTATTGTATTCCCTAATTCTTCTGGGGAACCTGGTTATCATTGCGCTGATTTCTCTGACTCCTCAGCTTCGCACCCCCATGTACTACTTCCTATGTAACCTCTCAGTCCAAGACGTTGTCTACGTTTCGGCCATTCTTCCAAAATTCCTGACCATTACGATCACCAAAGATTCCCGGATATCGTTCCCAGGATGCATCGCACAGATGTTTCTCTTTACGTTTTGTGTAGGGACGGAGTTCTTACTCCTGACGTCAATGGCGTATGACCGATACGTGGCCGTTTGCGCCCCTCTGCACTACCCGAATATCATGAGCAGAGTGACGTGCGTCCTCCTTGCCTTGGCCTCCTGGCTGCTCGGCTTCCTGACGGCTCTCGTACATTCTCTCATGGTCTCTTTTGCTTCCTTCTGCAGTTCTCAGGATATTAACCATTTTTATTGTGATCTGAAGACGGTGATCGGTGTGGCGAGCAGCGACACCACGCACATCAAGACCTTGTTATTTGCGGTGTGCGTGCTCTTGGGGTTGTTCCCCTTTTTGCTGATCCTGACCTCTTACATATTTATTATCATGACGGTGATTAGAATCCGCAGCTCGGAGGGTAAGGTGAAGGCCTTCTCCAGCTGCTCGTCCCATCTCACCGTCGTCATCTTATTCTACGGGACGCCGCTCAGCTCCTACATGATCCCAGAGAGTCCACACTCCCAGGAAAAGGACAAGACGCTCTCACTGCTGTACACCGCCGTCGTCCCTCTGCTAAAccctctggtttattctttaaggAACAAGGACATTTTGGCCGCCCTAAAGAGCGTGACAGATAAATATTTCAGGTTTTCAATAAATGTGATGAGCCGTAAATGA